A genome region from Acaryochloris marina S15 includes the following:
- a CDS encoding GNAT family N-acetyltransferase, which produces MSSKAVFESKRLRCRRWIPSDIETLFAVYSDKEGARWIEDGKPITYAECERWLHVTEANYAKRGYGMFALESLMSRLVIGFCGLVHPDDQAEAEIKYALLPAYWGQGYASEAVPALLEYGALKHGLTQIIATVAEGNLASQRVLLKSGMSYSHAIYEEDGSQTLLYGWQPTVSKEGL; this is translated from the coding sequence ATTTGAATCAAAGCGGCTGCGGTGTCGTCGCTGGATACCTAGCGATATAGAAACACTTTTTGCGGTCTATTCAGACAAAGAAGGCGCTCGCTGGATTGAAGACGGAAAGCCGATTACCTATGCTGAATGCGAACGTTGGCTTCATGTGACGGAAGCCAACTATGCCAAACGCGGCTACGGCATGTTTGCCTTAGAATCCCTTATGTCCAGGCTAGTAATTGGTTTTTGCGGTCTGGTACATCCAGATGATCAGGCTGAGGCAGAAATCAAGTACGCCTTGTTACCTGCCTACTGGGGGCAAGGTTATGCTAGCGAAGCTGTACCTGCCCTCCTTGAGTATGGTGCTCTCAAGCATGGCCTCACTCAAATTATCGCTACGGTTGCAGAAGGTAACCTCGCTTCTCAGCGTGTTCTGTTGAAGTCTGGCATGAGTTACTCACACGCCATCTATGAGGAAGACGGCTCGCAAACCCTACTGTACGGATGGCAGCCTACAGTGAGCAAAGAGGGTTTATGA
- a CDS encoding IS256 family transposase, translated as MSRKKQVPNRVDELLDELIGENPQPEDILGESGLLKQLSKRLVERALAGELTHHLQQSSVDERSHGPRNSRNGYSKKTVQTEQGEMDLSIPRDRCSEFEPVLVPKGQRRIAGLDEKIIALYARGMTTRDIRAQLVELYGANISEGLISDVTNSVMEEVKDWRSRPLDEVYPIVYLDALYVNIKVNGQVSKRAVYVALAVTVEGNKELLGLWIGAAEREGVKFWLSVLTDLKNRGAQDILIACCDGLKGFPQAIESVYPDTQVQVCIVHLIRNSLRHVPWKESRAVAADLKPIYQAATLEESEAALDAFANKWDQTYPGISQIWIRHWDNIAPLFKYPMAIRKVIYTTNAIESLNRSLRKVIKTKAVFPNEESVYKLMFLAMRNISKRWTRPILNWKAALSHFAILFPTRFNY; from the coding sequence ATGTCTAGAAAGAAACAAGTACCCAATCGAGTTGATGAGCTATTGGATGAACTCATTGGAGAGAACCCCCAACCGGAAGATATTCTGGGCGAATCAGGACTGCTCAAACAACTCAGCAAACGCCTAGTGGAACGAGCCTTGGCAGGTGAATTGACTCATCACCTGCAGCAATCCTCCGTCGATGAGCGTTCTCATGGCCCTAGAAACAGTCGCAATGGTTACTCGAAAAAGACCGTCCAGACTGAACAAGGAGAGATGGACCTATCGATTCCTCGCGACCGTTGCAGTGAGTTTGAGCCTGTCCTCGTGCCCAAAGGCCAGCGACGTATCGCGGGACTCGACGAGAAAATCATCGCCTTATATGCTCGTGGCATGACCACTCGTGATATTCGAGCTCAATTGGTGGAGCTGTATGGGGCCAATATCTCTGAGGGTCTGATTAGTGACGTCACCAATAGTGTCATGGAGGAGGTTAAAGACTGGCGCTCAAGACCATTGGATGAGGTGTATCCGATTGTCTATCTCGATGCCCTGTATGTGAACATCAAAGTCAATGGCCAAGTCAGCAAGCGAGCCGTCTATGTCGCGCTAGCGGTAACTGTGGAGGGAAACAAAGAGCTGTTGGGATTATGGATAGGGGCTGCCGAGCGGGAGGGAGTAAAATTCTGGCTTTCAGTGCTCACAGACCTTAAAAACCGAGGCGCTCAGGATATCTTGATTGCTTGCTGTGATGGCCTCAAAGGCTTTCCCCAGGCGATTGAATCGGTCTATCCCGATACTCAAGTTCAAGTTTGTATCGTTCATCTCATTCGCAATAGTTTGCGCCATGTGCCTTGGAAGGAAAGTCGAGCCGTAGCTGCAGACCTCAAGCCCATTTATCAAGCGGCCACTTTGGAGGAATCTGAGGCTGCCTTGGATGCGTTTGCCAACAAATGGGACCAGACGTATCCTGGCATCAGCCAAATCTGGATACGGCATTGGGATAATATTGCTCCGTTGTTTAAGTACCCAATGGCCATCCGAAAGGTTATCTACACCACTAATGCCATTGAGTCGCTCAATCGCTCACTGCGAAAGGTGATTAAGACCAAAGCTGTCTTCCCGAATGAAGAGTCTGTCTACAAATTGATGTTTCTGGCGATGAGGAATATCTCGAAGAGATGGACCAGACCGATTTTGAATTGGAAGGCGGCGCTGTCCCATTTTGCTATTCTGTTCCCAACACGATTCAACTATTGA
- a CDS encoding UPF0236 family transposase-like protein — protein MSLGIQLVVLGDGAKWIRNWFEALPIDNKAMILCWYHLAKRCKQELGSACHDKAHRLSIQGKLLTQLWAGKIQEAVDSLSALRGQMRNEDALDTLINYLENRRPYLPNYSKRSRAGLWIASNRVEKFNDWSVAARCKHKGMKWTAQGVAALASLEALSRNGELEVWRKTRTLRVFRFLCKP, from the coding sequence GTGTCACTGGGGATTCAGCTGGTGGTGCTGGGGGATGGGGCCAAGTGGATCCGCAACTGGTTTGAAGCATTGCCAATCGACAATAAAGCCATGATTCTGTGCTGGTATCACCTGGCCAAGCGGTGTAAACAAGAACTCGGTTCTGCGTGTCACGATAAAGCCCATCGCTTGTCGATTCAAGGGAAGTTACTAACCCAGTTGTGGGCTGGAAAAATCCAAGAAGCTGTCGATAGTTTGTCTGCTCTACGGGGGCAAATGCGCAATGAGGATGCATTGGATACCTTGATCAATTATTTGGAGAATAGACGACCTTACTTACCCAACTACAGTAAGCGCTCCAGAGCCGGGTTATGGATTGCCAGTAATCGAGTCGAGAAGTTTAATGATTGGAGTGTCGCTGCCCGATGCAAACATAAAGGTATGAAGTGGACCGCTCAAGGGGTGGCTGCCTTAGCTTCTTTGGAGGCTCTGAGTCGAAATGGAGAGCTTGAGGTCTGGAGAAAGACCAGAACCCTGAGAGTGTTTAGATTTTTGTGTAAGCCGTAA
- a CDS encoding DUF4157 domain-containing protein, which yields MKRTHSSQPEKFPSQPILQSKSPDLPQPAASVPPTIQAKSNEEGLAEWKVQQEKWARFGTPWMDKVPDPSGEMAQPWIQRKLTLGQPGDKYEQEADWVASQVVQQINAPSFSQFNQGQSVQRENELVGEMQAKGFRAAIQRRQAMTDEEASADLESAINSARGSGQSLDAGLQRSMGQAMGTDFSGVRVHTDSQSDQLNQSIQARAFTTGQDLFFRQGAYQPGNRGGQELIAHELTHVVQQNGYGVQLMRQNNILHNNGISELKHQGIQREEEKKEEDLTKEEEQEWLQAKLQISHSAATTHQGPQIQRQHEPTIQRAWTGRRQLSGLGFLGKPWVVRKSGNLINMRLFHEHIFFEDGGDPSDYGHMGKSGLGTDQAHGQDEYSKVRKGLDDAKMRQAVAKMGNPGEYGLFSNNCQDYVQGVLKHYDSL from the coding sequence ATGAAGCGTACACATTCTTCTCAGCCAGAAAAATTTCCATCTCAACCGATACTACAGTCAAAATCACCCGACTTACCTCAACCAGCAGCATCAGTACCTCCCACTATTCAAGCTAAATCAAATGAAGAGGGTTTAGCTGAATGGAAAGTACAGCAGGAGAAATGGGCACGATTTGGAACACCCTGGATGGACAAGGTTCCCGATCCTTCTGGAGAGATGGCACAGCCTTGGATTCAACGGAAGCTAACCCTTGGACAACCAGGAGATAAGTATGAGCAGGAGGCGGACTGGGTTGCATCTCAAGTAGTTCAGCAAATCAATGCCCCTTCTTTTTCTCAATTCAATCAAGGGCAATCAGTGCAGCGAGAGAACGAATTGGTAGGGGAGATGCAAGCGAAAGGTTTTCGTGCTGCCATCCAGCGTCGTCAAGCAATGACAGATGAAGAAGCATCAGCAGATTTAGAGTCTGCAATCAATAGTGCGAGAGGCAGTGGACAGTCATTGGATGCAGGGTTGCAACGGTCAATGGGTCAGGCGATGGGTACAGATTTTAGTGGGGTGCGAGTGCATACGGATTCCCAGTCAGATCAGTTAAATCAATCGATTCAGGCGAGGGCATTTACGACGGGACAGGATCTGTTTTTTCGTCAGGGGGCATATCAGCCAGGGAATCGAGGAGGACAAGAGCTGATTGCTCATGAGTTGACCCATGTAGTGCAGCAAAATGGTTATGGGGTTCAACTCATGAGGCAGAATAATATATTGCACAATAATGGGATATCTGAACTTAAGCATCAAGGTATACAAAGGGAAGAAGAAAAGAAAGAAGAAGACCTAACAAAAGAAGAAGAGCAAGAATGGCTACAGGCGAAGTTACAGATATCTCATAGTGCTGCAACTACACATCAAGGGCCTCAAATCCAACGTCAGCATGAACCTACTATCCAAAGAGCGTGGACAGGGCGAAGACAGCTATCAGGCCTTGGTTTTTTAGGTAAACCTTGGGTAGTTAGGAAAAGTGGCAACCTTATCAATATGCGCCTATTCCATGAACATATTTTTTTCGAAGATGGTGGTGATCCTTCAGATTATGGGCACATGGGTAAATCTGGCTTAGGAACTGATCAAGCTCACGGTCAAGATGAATATAGTAAAGTCCGTAAAGGCTTAGATGATGCAAAGATGCGACAAGCTGTAGCAAAGATGGGCAATCCTGGTGAATATGGCTTATTTTCTAATAATTGCCAAGACTATGTTCAGGGTGTTTTAAAGCACTATGACAGCTTATAG
- a CDS encoding double-stranded RNA binding motif domain-containing protein gives MADQLTVTTERIDDVVLLLHMMMQIGLSEVLNKHLPRHWKQEGFRCSVLVMGLKGVGDGRSKKQAKVRAVGKLLGVFGRL, from the coding sequence ATGGCAGATCAACTGACCGTTACGACTGAGCGTATTGATGATGTAGTGCTCCTACTCCATATGATGATGCAAATAGGCTTATCAGAAGTCCTTAACAAACATCTGCCCCGGCACTGGAAACAGGAAGGCTTTCGTTGTTCGGTCCTGGTGATGGGACTAAAGGGAGTTGGTGATGGGCGGTCGAAGAAGCAGGCGAAGGTGAGGGCTGTGGGGAAGTTGTTGGGAGTGTTTGGGAGATTATAG
- a CDS encoding cell division protein SepF → MEIPRLRSIKGLWNVVPLESKLAQGLIDYLAGSTFSLSGESTEIGKGVFLLAPPSFSITRMMVTA, encoded by the coding sequence GTGGAGATTCCACGATTGAGGAGCATCAAAGGATTGTGGAATGTTGTACCTTTGGAATCCAAGCTGGCTCAAGGGCTGATAGATTATTTGGCTGGAAGTACTTTTTCGTTGTCAGGTGAGTCTACCGAGATTGGCAAAGGCGTCTTCCTGCTCGCCCCACCATCATTCTCGATCACAAGAATGATGGTTACTGCTTGA
- a CDS encoding transglycosylase domain-containing protein encodes MSSSATSPRDFSSRSTSTLFLRGIGNTTLTTILTLTLLGSAGLAGGLMGVAISYRDLPDVTSLTRFSPNETTYIYDINGKLLTGLHEEENRQVVPLAKISPHLKLSVLAIEDSNFYQHDGINPVGILRAAITNYQAGQTVQGASTLSMQLAKNLYLTPERAFSRKLAEAVLALRIEQLLSKDEILELYLNQVYWGHNTYGIETAAQSYFNKSAEDLTLAESAMMAGIIKAPEGYSPFVDLDLAKEQQDIVLGRLEELKWITSAEAEAARTEKIILGEITSYQRSQAPDVTNTVIQELTERFGREALVRGGFRVQTTLDWKMQEIAEKTVRRNHQHYAYAADQMALVAVDPRTHFIKAIVGGVDNKKSEFNRATQAYRQPGSAFKPFVYYTAFATGKYTPDSMINDSPVSFNDGGIERYKPQNYDRSFQGSMSIRQALAQSRNVPAIVMGQKVGIKNVIDVSRKLGITSPIPNVISLPLGAVDLTPVEMASAYATFANNGWQSKTTAILQVTDPAGKVLIDNTPQPKLVLNPWAAASVNSTLQTVVQSGTGVAAQIGRPAAGKTGTTSSERDVWFVGYVPQLSVAVWAGNDNYSRMGSGATGGGWMAPVWREFMSEALKDTPVQTFEPPSKFPKPKG; translated from the coding sequence ATGTCATCTAGTGCCACTTCTCCTCGAGACTTCTCCTCTAGATCAACCTCCACCCTCTTTTTAAGGGGGATAGGCAATACTACCTTGACCACCATATTGACCTTGACCCTCCTGGGAAGTGCTGGTTTAGCAGGAGGACTGATGGGGGTAGCGATTAGTTATCGTGATCTGCCTGATGTGACTTCATTAACCCGCTTTTCACCCAACGAAACAACCTACATCTATGACATCAACGGCAAGTTGCTCACGGGCTTGCATGAGGAAGAAAATCGCCAGGTTGTCCCACTGGCTAAAATCTCTCCCCACTTGAAACTGTCCGTACTCGCCATCGAAGATAGCAACTTTTACCAACATGACGGCATTAATCCAGTCGGTATCCTGCGGGCAGCCATCACCAATTACCAGGCAGGTCAGACGGTACAAGGGGCATCAACCTTGAGTATGCAGCTGGCTAAAAATCTCTATCTGACCCCAGAAAGAGCCTTTAGTCGCAAGCTCGCAGAAGCAGTTCTAGCACTGAGAATCGAACAACTGCTCAGTAAAGATGAAATTTTAGAGTTGTACCTCAATCAAGTGTATTGGGGACATAATACCTATGGCATAGAAACAGCCGCCCAGAGTTATTTCAATAAATCTGCTGAAGATCTGACCCTAGCTGAATCCGCCATGATGGCTGGGATTATCAAAGCACCAGAAGGGTATAGTCCCTTTGTAGATTTAGACCTTGCTAAAGAACAACAGGACATCGTTCTGGGGCGTTTGGAGGAACTGAAATGGATTACATCTGCTGAGGCTGAAGCAGCTCGGACAGAGAAAATCATTTTAGGAGAAATTACCTCCTATCAACGGAGCCAAGCCCCTGATGTCACCAATACCGTCATTCAGGAATTGACTGAAAGATTTGGTCGAGAGGCACTCGTTAGAGGAGGATTCCGAGTTCAAACGACTCTTGATTGGAAGATGCAGGAAATTGCGGAGAAGACCGTTCGCAGGAATCATCAACACTATGCCTATGCTGCGGACCAGATGGCATTAGTCGCGGTCGATCCGAGAACGCACTTCATCAAGGCCATCGTTGGTGGAGTGGATAACAAAAAAAGTGAATTCAATCGGGCGACTCAGGCTTATCGACAACCCGGTTCTGCTTTCAAACCCTTTGTGTATTACACCGCCTTTGCGACGGGGAAGTACACCCCAGATTCAATGATTAACGACTCTCCCGTGAGCTTCAATGATGGTGGTATAGAGCGGTATAAACCTCAAAACTATGACCGCAGTTTTCAAGGCTCAATGTCCATTCGCCAAGCTCTCGCTCAATCGCGCAATGTGCCTGCTATTGTCATGGGTCAAAAAGTGGGCATTAAGAATGTGATAGATGTCAGTCGTAAATTAGGAATTACTAGCCCGATCCCCAATGTGATTTCACTCCCCTTAGGCGCTGTGGACTTAACTCCCGTAGAGATGGCTTCAGCCTATGCCACCTTTGCTAATAATGGCTGGCAGTCCAAAACAACAGCCATTCTCCAAGTCACAGATCCTGCAGGCAAAGTGTTGATTGATAATACCCCACAACCTAAGCTGGTGCTAAATCCTTGGGCTGCTGCCTCCGTTAATAGTACGTTGCAAACCGTTGTGCAAAGTGGAACGGGCGTTGCAGCGCAGATTGGTCGTCCAGCTGCAGGGAAGACGGGAACAACATCATCAGAACGAGATGTTTGGTTTGTGGGATATGTTCCTCAACTCTCAGTAGCAGTGTGGGCAGGCAATGACAACTACTCTCGGATGGGTTCTGGGGCAACCGGTGGAGGGTGGATGGCCCCTGTTTGGCGAGAGTTTATGAGTGAGGCATTAAAAGATACGCCTGTTCAAACCTTTGAGCCCCCTTCCAAGTTTCCCAAGCCGAAGGGCTAG